A portion of the Sphingobacterium spiritivorum genome contains these proteins:
- a CDS encoding SusD/RagB family nutrient-binding outer membrane lipoprotein has product MKTTLKLSYLIIALLPIFITGCKEQLKEDYYNPDNSQTASVETLFGKFSTLSRYHMQYWDLTTLQKSTVGVYTQIVGYQNGLNRYNPTDTYVLDHWNRFYTEILQLYREIETKYNALDETKKADYKHMMIASDAILINELVKKTDMWGDIPFSEAGYIRSSNQIVFPKYDTQQDIYNFMLTRLRENAAFLVTTPQPTSLGSTMLTKFDFIYAGKSSQWQKLTNSLRLRLLVRVKGTPEMGTSANQEISTILNNPAQNPLIESNADNALIASKGPNLFAIDNQHEGGPRGGFSGVVAGKAMLDILKKGSFSDPRLRVMFAKNINGNYAGINPLSTATQDVSDSLNNNLYSFIDSTTMRFNNFLPGVLFTAAETQFLKAEVLQGAAAETAFKTGIKQSIDWYYYVRNLNTKNNGVEVGTLTPPTDAQKEDVANYYFTNYYQNPGIGKDEAIGIQRWIHFGPLQMYEAWADIRRYNHPVLRYIEDSGQTPKPLDRFKYPSKEYADNMNMSQQIKDNDKFYNKVWWDK; this is encoded by the coding sequence ATGAAAACGACATTAAAACTATCCTATTTGATAATTGCATTACTTCCCATTTTTATAACAGGATGTAAAGAGCAGTTAAAAGAGGATTACTATAATCCGGACAACAGTCAGACAGCAAGTGTAGAAACACTTTTTGGAAAATTCTCTACATTAAGCAGGTACCATATGCAATATTGGGATCTGACTACCTTACAGAAAAGTACAGTTGGTGTCTACACCCAAATAGTAGGTTATCAAAACGGGCTAAACCGTTACAATCCAACAGACACCTATGTATTGGATCACTGGAACAGATTTTATACTGAAATCCTGCAATTATACAGAGAAATAGAAACTAAATACAATGCATTAGATGAAACAAAAAAAGCCGACTACAAACATATGATGATTGCTTCAGATGCTATACTAATTAACGAATTGGTCAAGAAAACGGATATGTGGGGAGACATTCCTTTTAGTGAAGCAGGCTATATCCGCAGCAGTAATCAGATTGTATTTCCAAAATATGACACACAGCAGGATATATATAATTTTATGCTGACCCGTCTTCGTGAAAACGCAGCATTTCTGGTTACCACGCCTCAACCTACTTCACTGGGCAGCACTATGTTAACCAAATTTGATTTTATCTATGCAGGAAAATCATCTCAATGGCAGAAATTAACAAATTCACTGCGCTTACGTCTTTTAGTAAGGGTAAAAGGAACTCCGGAAATGGGTACTTCGGCAAATCAGGAAATTTCTACTATACTGAATAATCCTGCGCAAAACCCATTGATTGAAAGTAATGCCGATAATGCACTTATTGCCTCAAAGGGACCAAATCTTTTTGCCATCGACAATCAGCATGAAGGAGGACCACGAGGCGGATTCTCCGGAGTAGTAGCAGGAAAGGCCATGCTGGATATTCTAAAAAAAGGTAGTTTTTCAGATCCCAGATTACGTGTCATGTTTGCAAAGAACATAAACGGAAACTATGCAGGAATAAACCCCTTATCAACAGCCACACAGGACGTTTCGGATTCTTTGAACAACAATTTGTATTCCTTCATTGACTCCACAACAATGCGTTTCAATAACTTTTTACCCGGTGTATTGTTTACAGCAGCAGAAACTCAATTTTTGAAAGCAGAAGTTTTACAAGGAGCTGCCGCAGAAACCGCATTCAAAACCGGCATTAAACAATCTATCGATTGGTATTACTATGTAAGAAATCTCAACACTAAAAATAATGGTGTAGAAGTAGGTACTTTAACCCCTCCTACTGATGCTCAGAAAGAAGATGTAGCGAATTACTACTTTACCAATTACTATCAAAATCCCGGTATTGGTAAGGACGAAGCAATCGGAATACAACGCTGGATTCATTTTGGTCCGCTGCAGATGTATGAAGCATGGGCTGATATAAGACGGTACAATCATCCTGTATTACGATATATAGAGGACTCAGGGCAGACTCCAAAACCGTTAGACCGATTCAAATATCCGAGTAAAGAATATGCTGATAATATGAACATGTCTCAGCAGATTAAGGATAACGATAAATTCTATAATAAAGTTTGGTGGGATAAATAG